The Terriglobales bacterium genome contains a region encoding:
- a CDS encoding phage portal protein, with protein sequence WLQDLQPAQHERLIRWWQDEIEGTGRVPILSVEQRPEVLRFGSGTDQDLRLAWQEFLIRIIADAFDLPPLVLGLEHDVNRATAADQLDQAFRTAIVPTARLLAEHLTRDAIGKRLGWHDLEFVFTDVDARDEREEAEIHEILLRSGVLTVNEVRRMRGLAEISG encoded by the coding sequence TGGCTGCAAGACCTGCAGCCGGCGCAGCACGAGCGCCTCATCCGCTGGTGGCAGGACGAGATCGAAGGCACCGGCCGCGTGCCCATCTTATCGGTCGAGCAGCGGCCCGAGGTGCTGCGCTTCGGCTCGGGCACCGACCAGGACCTGCGCCTCGCCTGGCAGGAGTTCCTCATCCGCATCATTGCCGACGCGTTCGACCTGCCGCCGCTGGTGCTCGGCCTCGAGCACGACGTCAACCGCGCGACCGCCGCCGACCAGCTCGACCAGGCCTTCCGCACGGCCATCGTGCCGACCGCCCGCCTGCTGGCCGAGCACCTCACGCGCGACGCCATCGGCAAGCGCCTCGGCTGGCACGACCTGGAGTTCGTCTTCACCGACGTGGACGCGCGCGACGAGCGCGAAGAAGCCGAGATCCACGAGATCCTGCTGCGCTCGGGCGTGCTGACGGTGAACGAGGTGAGAAGGATGCGCGGACTAGCGGAGATCAGCGGCTAG